In the genome of Dermacentor silvarum isolate Dsil-2018 chromosome 1, BIME_Dsil_1.4, whole genome shotgun sequence, one region contains:
- the LOC125945564 gene encoding LOW QUALITY PROTEIN: piggyBac transposable element-derived protein 4-like (The sequence of the model RefSeq protein was modified relative to this genomic sequence to represent the inferred CDS: inserted 1 base in 1 codon), which translates to MGGVDKADQMLSDYPVPRKRKKIYYKKIFRHLSDEATXFVLYQKDGEKMSHLDYRLALIEAILTRYLDPSKKTKRGRQSDVLDAVRLKERHFASYIPPSKTKAAPTRKCFICCRKRGENGKKLRKETRFWCRSCNKPLCVIPCFEIFHTVPKLPE; encoded by the exons ATGGGCGGTGTGGACAAGGCTGATCAGATGCTGTCCGACTACCCTGTCCCTAGAAAACGGAAGAAGATCTACTACAAGAAGATCTTTCGACACTTGAGCGATGAAGCGA CTTTTGTCTTGTACCAAAAAGacggagagaagatgagccaccTTGACTACCGCCTCGCCCTAATTGAGGCGATCCTGACTAGGTACCTTGATCCTTCAAAAAAGACAAAGCGCGGCCGACAGTCTGATGTGCTTGACGCGGTGCGTCTCAAGGAACGGCACTTTGCTTCTTACATCCCGCCAAGCAAAACCAAAGCAGCACCAACAAGAAAATGCTTCATTTGCTGTCGGAAGCGAGGAGAAAACgggaaaaagttgagaaaagaaACTCGCTTTTGGTGCAGGAGCTGCAACAAGCCGCTTTGCGTTATTCCATGTTTCGAAATTTTCCACACAGTCCCGAAGCTTCCCGAGTGA